A window from Thalassophryne amazonica chromosome 15, fThaAma1.1, whole genome shotgun sequence encodes these proteins:
- the LOC117526910 gene encoding NACHT, LRR and PYD domains-containing protein 14-like produces the protein MALQNSLKTALKLKYRKLLSDITFIPPRLCIWDLRDYNVLDVSQHEFRTFDKVELPSDETFSVSEILKCDCKHNSKKRIILTMGLSRIGKTTAVQMSALDWAEGKGYHDIHLLFLLTFWELSLQKQLPDCLSLFELLKIFYPSLKDLDIASLKEKKVWFFLDGLDESQLSLNFSSPPVSDVFHTSSVASVLTSLIRGDLLPNAHIWITTRFATAKDIPDRYLLKVTELQGFSDEQKEEHFTNLIPSQDLANKVIHHVKFSGVLDGLCRVPQLCTIIAHVLKKHLKTHKGFLNLTQVYLKLITPQLLNPYRTPVRKMTMMASRLMKSTSVMYEHEITEDLTVSEASAYCEECPLVLIEEKGLKGARVYRFAHPSIQEFLFASSSLLDSVVPDAPFYLPHCFLVDQTLNHPDGRFDVALRFVFGILKERRMVEDSDRLFLYTKMKLLDNMFSDTAVALFHCLREYDSKAFLSDLKSFLKTDAAPVLTFTPADWSIIIMFLTDFEGLQDTFELEVSHASDKRLLRQLPVVMKSLKAKLRFCNLTYRCCPGLAVVLKTSESRLTQLDLGYNNITDGGVRELTKGLLDKNCKLETLRLQGCGLTSNACKYLAAALGQSPKLRELDLSGNRIGDDGLQHLAMVLRSANCHIHTLKMSYCHIGPKGCICLASALQQNSQHLKVLDLGLNRIRDKGVQALLNKVDISKLTKLELYFCGLTASSCGNIGKALASETSSLMELNLSCNKLYAAGFEQICEGMYAWCSLEKLNVSNCGITSCIYLAKVLCSVSQLYSGGKVQTSWQAVELKELDLSKNDFGDEGVREFSAGLRNPYIHLKTLNLSGCYLTDDCCSELAAVFASAHSILNDLDLSDNNLQDKGVKKLCVGLGNPQCKIEKLVLRNCSLSSMSVKFLTAALKSNPLNLGELHVMGNNLDNSQVRVLMELKKNKKYFLHTIDVSAD, from the exons ATGGCTCTACAAAACTCCCTTAAAACTGCCCTAAAGCTGAAGTATCGTAAACTGCTTTCTGACATCACCTTCATTCCTCCAAGACTTTGCATTTGGGACCTGCGAGACTATAATGTCCTTGATGTGAGCCAGCATGAATTTAGGACCTTTGATAAAGTGGAGCTTCCAAGCGATGAAACATTCTCAGTTTCTGAAATTTTAAAATGTGACTGTAAACATAACAGCAAGAAAAGAATAATCCTCACCATGGGACTCTCCCGAATCGGTAAGACCACGGCGGTGCAGATGAGCGCTCTTGACTGGGCGGAGGGAAAAGGCTACCATGATATCCACCTCCTGTTTCTGCTCACCTTCTGGGAGTTGAGCTTGCAAAAACAGTTGCCCGATTGCCTGAGCCTGTTTGAACTTCTAAAAATATTTTATCCATCATTGAAGGATCTGGACATTGCCAGTCTAAAGGAAAAGAAAGTGTGGTTTTTCCTTGATGGCCTTGATGAAAGTCAGCTGAGCCTGAACTTTTCCTCTCCACCAGTGAGTGATGTTTTCCACACTTCCTCGGTGGCGTCTGTACTGACCAGTCTGATCAGGGGAGATTTGCTTCCCAATGCTCATATATGGATAACAACCCGGTTTGCAACAGCAAAAGACATACCTGATCGCTATTTGCTTAAAGTGACAGAGTTGCAAGGCTTCAGTGACGAACAGAAGGAGGAGCACTTTACAAACCTTATTCCTAGCCAAGATCTAGCTAACAAAGTCATTCACCATGTGAAGTTTTCGGGAGTTCTTGACGGTCTTTGTCGAGTGCCTCAACTCTGCACTATCATAGCCCATGTTTTAAAGAAACACCTGAAAACGCATAAAGGATTTTTAAATCTTACCCAGGTTTACTTAAAACTAATCACACCACAATTATTGAACCCTTATAGGACACCTGTTAGAAAAATGACAATGATGGCATCGCGTTTGATGAAAAGTACAAGTGTAATGTATGAACATGAAATTACAGAGGACTTGACTGTCAGTGAAGCTTCAGCTTACTGTGAGGAGTGTCCTCTTGTGCTGATAGAAGAAAAGGGGTTGAAGGGCGCCCGAGTCTATCGCTTCGCTCACCCGAGCATTCAAGAGTTTTTGTTTGCTTCATCTTCCTTGTTGGACAGCGTGGTACCAGATGCTCCCTTCTACCTTCCCCATTGTTTCCTTGTGGACCAGACGCTGAATCATCCCGATGGAAGGTTTGATGTAGCTCTTCGCTTTGTTTTTGGCATCCTCAAGGAGCGTCGTATGGTCGAGGACAGCGATCGTTTGTTTCTCTacaccaagatgaagctcctgGACAACATGTTTTCTGACACCGCTGTGGCCTTGTTCCATTGTCTGAGGGAGTATGACAGCAAAGCCTTCCTGAGTGACCTCAAGTCCTTCCTGAAGACCGATGCCGCTCCAGTCCTCACGTTCACTCCGGCAGATTGGTCTATAATCATCATGTTTTTGACAGATTTTGAAGGCTTGCAAGATACCTTTGAGCTTGAGGTGTCTCATGCATCTGACAAAAGACTGCTGAGGCAGTTGCCAGTGGTTATGAAGTCACTGAAAGCAAA GCTGAGGTTTTGTAACCTGACGTACAGGTGTTGTCCAGGCTTGGCAGTGGTCCTGAAAACAAGCGAGTCACGCCTGACTCAGCTCGACCTGGGTTATAACAACATCACTGACGGCGGTGTGAGGGAACTCACGAAAGGCCTGTTGGATAAAAATTGCAAACTGGAAACGCTCCGGTTGCAGGGCTGCGGATTAACCTCCAATGCCTGTAAATACTTGGCTGCAGCACTGGGTCAGTCCCCAAAGCTACGGGAGCTGGATCTCAGTGGGAACAGAATAGGAGATGATGGGCTGCAGCATCTTGCAATGGTTTTACGGTCTGCAAACTGCCATATACACACATTAAA GATGTCATACTGCCACATTGGGCCAAAGGGTTGCATTTGTCTGGCCTCGGCACTGCAGCAAAATTCCCAACATCTAAAAGTGCTGGATCTGGGTTTGAATAGGATCCGAGACAAAGGAGTTCAAGCACTCTTGAACAAAGTGGATATATCAAAGCTAACAAAGTTGGA GTTGTACTTCTGTGGCCTGACGGCATCAAGCTGTGGAAATATTGGCAAAGCTCTGGCATCTGAAACCAGTTCTCTGATGGAACTAAATCTTAGTTGCAACAAGTTGTATGCTGCAGGATTTGAGCAGATCTGCGAAGGCATGTATGCTTGGTGCAGTCTGGAAAAACTCAA TGTTTCGAATTGTGGTATCACCAGTTGCATTTATTTGGCCAAGGTGCTGTGTTCGGTGTCACAGCTCTATAGCGGTGGGAAGGTCCAAACGAGTTGGCAAGCTGTTGAGCTGAAAGAACTGGACCTCAGCAAGAATGATTTCGGAGATGAGGGAGTCAGAGAGTTTTCAGCTGGACTGAGAAATCCATACATCCATCTGAAAACGCTAAA ccTGAGCGGTTGTTACCTGACAGATGACTGTTGTTCAGAGCTTGCAGCTGTATTTGCATCAGCACACAGCATTCTAAATGACCTCGACCTGTCGGACAACAACCTACAAGATAAGGGAGTTAAAAAACTCTGTGTGGGACTTGGGAACCCTCAATGCAAAATTGAGAAATTGGT ATTGAGGAACTGCAGCCTGAGTTCCATGAGTGTGAAGTTCTTAACTGCTGCCCTGAAGTCAAACCCTCTAAACCTGGGAGAGCTGCATGTGATGGGCAACAATCTGGACAACTCCCAAGTCAGAGTGCTCATGGAGTTAAAGAAGAACAAGAAATACTTCTTACACACAATAGA CGTCTCGGCAGATTGA
- the LOC117526911 gene encoding elongation factor 1-alpha, somatic form-like codes for MFSLTLWNIYVKAFYLVPLGHSVARLVFLYVGAMGKEKLHLSIVVIGHVDSGKSTTTGHLIYKCGGIDKRMIEKYEKEAARMGKASFKYAWVLDKLKVERERGITIDISLWKFETKKYYISIIDAPGHRDFIKNMITGTSQADCAILMIDAGVGEFEVGISEHGQTREHTLLAYTLGVKQLIVAVNKMDCTVPIYSQKRYEEIVEEVGSYIKKVGYKLEMVAFVPISGWIGDNMLEASPNMSWFQGWTINCKDGKVSGTTLLEALDTMQPPARPTHKPLRLPLQDVFKIGGIGTVPVGRVETGILKPGMAVTIAPVNVTSEVKSVEMHHESVAEALPGDNVGFNIKNVSIKEIRRGHVAGDSINDPPQEAASFTSQMIVLDHPSQIHAGYSPVLDCHTAHITCRISELKERIDRRSWKTLENNPKSIKSGDAALVEIVPRKPMCVESFVDYPPLGRFAVRDMTRTVAVGVIKAVEKRTSSKMNKSAQKDKTK; via the exons ATGTTCTCTCTCACATTATGGAACATTTATGTTAAAGCATTTTATTTGGTTCCTTTAGGTCATTCTGTAGCACGGTTGGTGTTCTTGTATGTCGGGGCGATGGGGAAGGAGAAGCTCCATTTAAGCATTGTGGTAATTGGACATGTGGACTCTGGGAAGTCCACCACCACTGGTCACCTCATCTACAAATGTGGCGGCATTGACAAGAGAATGATTGAAAAATATGAGAAGGAAGCTGCTCGG ATGGGAAAAGCATCTTTCAAATATGCCTGGGTTTTGGACAAACTGAAGGTGGAGCGTGAGCGCGGTATCACCATTGACATCTCTCTTTGGAAGTTTGAAACGAAAAAATATTACATAAGCATCATCGATGCTCCAGGACACCGGGACTTCATAAAGAATATGATTACTGGAACCTCACAG GCGGACTGTGCTATACTGATGATTGATGCAGGTGTGGGCGAGTTTGAAGTAGGCATCTCAGAACACGGGCAGACTCGGGAACACACCCTCCTCGCCTATACCCTGGGAGTGAAGCAGCTCATTGTGGCAGTCAACAAGATGGATTGCACCGTACCCATCTACAGCCAGAAGCGCTACGAGGAGATTGTTGAGGAAGTCGGCTCTTACATCAAGAAGGTTGGCTATAAACTTGAGATGGTGGCTTTTGTGCCCATCTCCGGCTGGATTGGGGACAACATGCTGGAAGCGAGCCCAAAT ATGAGCTGGTTCCAAGGTTGGACGATCAACTGTAAAGATGGTAAAGTCTCAGGCACCACGCTGCTGGAGGCTTTGGACACCATGCAGCCTCCAGCACGGCCCACTCACAAGCCCCTCCGCCTCCCCCTGCAGGACGTCTTTAAGATCGGAG GCATTGGAACCGTACCTGTGGGCCGGGTTGAGACAGGAATCCTAAAGCCTGGCATGGCGGTGACCATTGCCCCTGTCAATGTGACCAGTGAGGTCAAGTCTGTGGAAATGCACCATGAGTCTGTGGCCGAGGCACTGCCTGGAGACAACGTGGGCTTTAATATCAAGAATGTGTCCATTAAGGAGATTCGCCGTGGCCACGTGGCTGGAGACAGCATTAACGACCCGCCACAGGAAGCCGCCAGCTTCACTTCGCAG ATGATTGTGTTGGACCATCCTAGTCAGATCCATGCTGGCTACTCCCCTGTACTCGACTGCCACACTGCACACATAACGTGCAGGATCTCAGAGCTCAAGGAAAGGATCGACCGCCGCTCCTGGAAGACCCTTGAGAACAACCCTAAATCCATCAAGTCTGGAGATGCTGCTCTCGTGGAGATTGTCCCTCGAAAGCCCATGTGTGTGGAGAGTTTCGTTGATTATCCGCCACTGG GGCGCTTTGCAGTTCGGGACATGACTCGGACTGTGGCCGTGGGCGTCATTAAAGCTGTGGAAAAGAGGACCAGCAGCAAGATGAACAAGTCTGCACAGAAGGATAAGACCAAATGA